DNA from bacterium:
CTACTTGTGCTTCCAGGTGTCTCCGCTGTAGAGCAGCTTCTTCAGATTGCCCTCTCCCTTGGCGCGGGCGGCGGCCACCTGCTCTTCAATCTGTTGATCGTAGACGGGACGCTCCACATCGCGGAAAACGCCCACCGGCACGGGTCCGCCCTCGAGTTCGATGCGGCTCAGGGCGAAGGGATAGATGCCCTGCGCATCCTTCACATTGTGGACGGTGATGCCTTCGCTTCCCTCCGGCACGATCTCGAAACCAAAATCCTTCATCTTGATGCCGCGGCGGTCGTCCTGCGGGCCGTAGACGAGCGGCTGGCCGTCCTCCATGTAGAGCACGTTATTTTCCTTTATCCCCTTTTCGGTGTACTGGTGCCAGGCGCCGTCGTTGAACACGATGCAGTTCTGGAAAATCTCGACGAACGCCGTGCCCTCGTGCCGGGCAGCCTGCAGGAGTATCTCGCCCATGTGCTTCTGATCGCGGTCAATCGTGCGGGCCACGAAGCTGCATTCGGCGCCCATGGCCACCGA
Protein-coding regions in this window:
- a CDS encoding 2-oxoacid:ferredoxin oxidoreductase subunit beta; translated protein: MPTKIQANGNESLNGKGLGLTRKDFQSDQVVRWCPGCGDYAILAQIQKTLPELDIPKENFVFVGGIGCAARFPYYMDTYGFHTIHGRAPAFATGMKITNPGLSVWVISGDGDALSIGGNHLIHAMRRNVGVKILLFNNRIYGLTKGQYSPTSQVGTRTKSSPLGSLDYPLHPISVAMGAECSFVARTIDRDQKHMGEILLQAARHEGTAFVEIFQNCIVFNDGAWHQYTEKGIKENNVLYMEDGQPLVYGPQDDRRGIKMKDFGFEIVPEGSEGITVHNVKDAQGIYPFALSRIELEGGPVPVGVFRDVERPVYDQQIEEQVAAARAKGEGNLKKLLYSGDTWKHK